The Rhodocytophaga rosea genome has a segment encoding these proteins:
- a CDS encoding 4'-phosphopantetheinyl transferase family protein, with amino-acid sequence MPLFYKELIEENCIWGIWEITETIHALSQMLGDNVFDSSHLQSITHEGKKTESMAVRVLTQYLLGNWRLPYKGIQKDGCDKPHLAGYDFSVSVSHTSLYAAVIIHRSRKVGIDIEQIKTKLIKVAPKFLSPAEITHAGTNLERLCMYWCAKEVLYKKYGKKNLSLKDEIYIHPFQHTQSGPVRGEIMPDGYKEPATIVYMKLSDYILAYSYE; translated from the coding sequence ATGCCATTATTTTACAAGGAACTTATTGAAGAAAACTGCATCTGGGGCATTTGGGAAATTACTGAAACAATTCATGCATTGAGTCAGATGTTAGGCGACAATGTATTTGATAGCAGTCATTTGCAGAGTATAACCCATGAAGGGAAAAAAACAGAGTCCATGGCCGTTAGGGTGCTTACACAATACTTACTTGGAAACTGGCGATTGCCCTATAAGGGCATCCAAAAAGATGGCTGCGACAAACCTCATTTAGCCGGATACGACTTTTCTGTATCTGTAAGTCATACCAGCCTGTATGCGGCAGTTATCATACATCGCAGCCGGAAAGTTGGTATAGATATTGAACAAATAAAGACGAAATTAATTAAAGTGGCACCAAAATTTCTATCACCGGCCGAAATTACCCATGCAGGTACTAACCTGGAGCGGCTGTGTATGTACTGGTGCGCCAAAGAAGTCTTATATAAAAAATATGGCAAAAAAAATCTGTCTCTGAAAGATGAAATATACATTCATCCTTTTCAACATACACAGTCAGGTCCGGTGCGGGGAGAAATTATGCCTGACGGTTATAAGGAGCCTGCTACCATTGTATATATGAAGCTTTCTGATTACATTCTGGCCTACAGCTATGAATAA
- a CDS encoding WD40 repeat domain-containing protein yields the protein MDVRKKVRVEKLSTFTGHRDAVYALEQAQEPHLFFSASADGLVASWNLLQPDQGELLARIPASVYALHYLREQNQLWIGQNFDGIHVIDLDSKQEIKSVKLTNAAIFDIKNQGQEIFIATGDGTVIVMDTITFTVQNHIKASDKSARSLAIHPLKKELAVGYSDHTIRIFDLYSLLLKQEIEAHQNSVFSLTYSPDYKYLLSGSRDAHLKVWDVNNDYQLSQSIVAHMYAINHIAFSQEGDYFLTCSMDKSIKVWDATTCKLLKVIDRARHAGHGTSVNKLLWTSHKGQVISASDDRTISVWQLNFE from the coding sequence ATGGATGTAAGAAAAAAGGTAAGGGTAGAAAAACTAAGCACTTTTACTGGACACCGGGATGCAGTATATGCCCTTGAACAGGCTCAGGAACCACATTTATTCTTTTCTGCATCGGCAGATGGCCTGGTGGCCAGCTGGAATCTGCTACAGCCAGATCAGGGTGAACTGCTGGCCAGAATTCCGGCTTCTGTATATGCCCTGCACTATCTGCGGGAACAAAACCAGTTGTGGATCGGGCAGAATTTCGACGGCATTCATGTGATTGATCTTGATTCTAAACAAGAAATTAAGTCTGTAAAACTCACCAATGCCGCTATTTTTGATATAAAAAACCAAGGGCAAGAGATATTTATAGCCACTGGCGATGGAACGGTGATTGTAATGGATACTATTACTTTTACGGTGCAAAACCACATCAAGGCTTCAGACAAGAGTGCCCGTAGCCTGGCAATCCATCCGCTGAAAAAAGAACTGGCCGTTGGCTATAGCGATCATACCATCCGGATTTTTGATTTGTACTCTTTGCTATTGAAACAGGAAATAGAAGCCCATCAGAATTCGGTTTTCTCTCTTACGTATTCTCCTGACTATAAGTATTTGCTCAGTGGAAGCCGGGATGCTCACCTGAAAGTATGGGATGTAAACAATGATTATCAGCTTAGCCAGTCAATAGTGGCGCATATGTATGCCATTAATCACATTGCTTTCAGCCAGGAGGGCGATTATTTTCTTACCTGTAGCATGGATAAATCGATTAAAGTTTGGGATGCCACTACCTGTAAGTTATTGAAAGTAATTGACCGGGCCCGTCATGCCGGACATGGTACTTCAGTAAATAAACTGCTCTGGACCAGCCATAAAGGACAAGTCATTTCTGCTAGTGACGACCGTACCATCTCTGTCTGGCAGCTTAATTTTGAGTGA
- a CDS encoding DivIVA domain-containing protein, producing the protein MKITPIEIRQKSFEKVFRGYDKEEVDAFLQSLSQEWERVVEENKEYRIKLEIAEREVKKLREVENSLYKTLKTAEDTSAHLVEQANRSAEMQMKEAQVKADSLLREARSKAQYMVQEADNKARQALQETIAELKALEKDVRIIEGQKDNLIVELKSIVSDISEKVNRIEARSTRISFDSKVDEVRSFLEQRSEPPRYISTDTDNTRSESDSFHSTSETTNNSHSSGTKSGSGSFFDEIST; encoded by the coding sequence ATGAAAATTACACCCATCGAAATCAGGCAGAAAAGTTTTGAAAAAGTATTCAGGGGCTATGACAAGGAGGAAGTGGATGCTTTCCTGCAATCATTATCGCAGGAGTGGGAACGGGTGGTGGAAGAAAACAAAGAATACCGCATTAAGCTGGAGATAGCAGAAAGAGAAGTAAAAAAACTACGCGAAGTTGAAAATTCTTTATATAAAACCCTGAAAACAGCGGAAGATACCAGTGCGCATTTAGTAGAACAAGCCAACCGTTCGGCTGAAATGCAGATGAAAGAAGCCCAGGTAAAAGCCGATAGTTTGCTGAGAGAAGCCCGCAGCAAAGCACAATATATGGTACAGGAAGCCGATAATAAAGCCCGGCAAGCCCTGCAGGAAACCATTGCTGAATTGAAAGCGCTGGAGAAAGATGTACGGATTATTGAAGGTCAGAAAGATAACCTCATTGTAGAACTGAAGAGTATTGTAAGTGATATTTCTGAAAAAGTAAACCGCATTGAAGCCCGGAGTACCCGTATTTCTTTCGATTCAAAAGTAGATGAAGTACGCTCGTTTCTGGAACAGCGGAGCGAACCGCCCAGGTATATTTCCACAGATACAGATAATACGAGATCAGAATCAGATTCTTTTCATTCTACTTCTGAAACGACAAATAATTCGCATTCAAGCGGCACAAAGTCAGGTTCTGGTTCTTTTTTCGATGAGATCAGTACGTAA
- the folB gene encoding dihydroneopterin aldolase produces MAIISLEGAEFFAYHGFYEEERKIGNKYRIDLSVSADVSMAAADDDLNQTVNYGDLYAIISQEMQTPSQLLEHIAHRIIEETYKKYPHIEWAEVSVSKYNPPIGGICHRAVITIRK; encoded by the coding sequence ATGGCTATCATATCTCTGGAAGGTGCTGAGTTTTTTGCCTATCATGGTTTTTATGAAGAGGAACGCAAGATTGGCAACAAATACCGGATAGACCTAAGTGTATCTGCGGATGTTTCGATGGCTGCAGCTGATGATGATCTGAACCAAACAGTGAATTATGGAGATTTATATGCCATTATTAGCCAGGAAATGCAAACGCCCTCGCAACTGCTGGAACACATTGCCCACCGCATCATCGAAGAAACCTATAAGAAATATCCACACATTGAGTGGGCCGAGGTGAGCGTATCTAAATACAATCCACCCATCGGAGGCATCTGTCACCGGGCTGTCATCACTATCCGGAAATAG